A single genomic interval of uncultured Desulfobulbus sp. harbors:
- a CDS encoding ribonuclease HI family protein produces MSEAGVLKRDVILARLAEQLDDTILERLFPGEDLPALRQLIAGSLKPPAEKAVSAAPVATVAAAGCYRLFTDGASRGNPGQAGAGAVLLSPQGDELIARSAYLGSCTNNVAEYRALILGLDEALQLGCEELAISLDSELIVRQIQGRYKVKNEVLLPLFQQVQQRLARLRRWSINHVPRAQNSRADQLANRGIDNKDD; encoded by the coding sequence TTGAGTGAGGCAGGGGTGTTGAAACGGGATGTGATTCTTGCGCGCCTTGCCGAGCAACTCGACGATACGATCCTGGAACGGCTGTTTCCCGGGGAGGATCTGCCAGCGTTGCGGCAACTGATTGCCGGTAGCCTCAAACCACCGGCAGAAAAAGCGGTTTCTGCGGCTCCGGTTGCGACGGTGGCTGCCGCCGGTTGCTACCGATTGTTCACCGATGGCGCATCCCGGGGGAATCCCGGACAGGCTGGTGCCGGTGCGGTGTTGCTTTCCCCGCAAGGTGATGAGTTGATTGCGCGCTCGGCCTATCTGGGAAGCTGCACCAACAATGTTGCCGAATACCGTGCGCTGATTCTGGGGCTGGACGAGGCTTTGCAACTCGGCTGCGAGGAGCTTGCCATCTCCCTTGACTCGGAGTTGATTGTGCGGCAGATTCAGGGGCGTTATAAAGTGAAAAATGAAGTGCTTTTGCCGCTGTTTCAGCAGGTGCAACAGCGGCTTGCCCGTTTGCGCCGATGGTCGATCAACCATGTGCCCAGAGCACAGAACAGCCGGGCCGATCAACTGGCCAACCGGGGCATAGATAACAAAGACGATTGA
- the ispD gene encoding 2-C-methyl-D-erythritol 4-phosphate cytidylyltransferase: MHTQISSYPTVGVVLPAGGIGSRFGHAQPKQFLELAGLPIMVRACRAFLQLPQIAVVAMALPSDHYQASIELLARHLQVGEFERLLFTVGGATRQDSVRAGLSLLPEEIELVLVHDAARPLIDRATIMRCIEGARQHGAVIAAIPVKDTLKKVGQEQLISDTVDRASLWQAQTPQAARRDLLQQAFLRAADSGFLGTDEASLLEAAGIAVRVVEGSERNLKVTRPEDLQVASALLHEQATMKIGHGFDAHRLVSGRKLILGGVTIDFELGLDGHSDADVVAHALTDALLGALGLGDIGRHFPDSDQRYKGIDSLLLLAQVQQLAEQQGFVLGNADITIVCQRPKLAPHLAQMQANLAKCCKVAPAAINIKATTTEKMGYTGRGEGIAAHAVVLMRSANGRQ; encoded by the coding sequence GTGCATACGCAGATCTCTTCATATCCTACCGTTGGCGTCGTCCTGCCCGCCGGCGGAATCGGTTCCCGTTTCGGCCACGCGCAGCCCAAGCAGTTTCTTGAGCTGGCCGGCCTGCCCATTATGGTGCGCGCCTGCCGCGCCTTTTTGCAACTCCCGCAAATAGCGGTGGTGGCCATGGCTTTGCCAAGCGATCACTACCAGGCGAGCATTGAGCTGCTTGCGCGGCATTTGCAGGTGGGGGAGTTCGAGCGATTGCTGTTCACGGTCGGCGGCGCAACCCGTCAGGATTCGGTTCGGGCCGGGCTGAGCCTGCTGCCCGAGGAGATCGAGCTGGTGCTGGTGCACGATGCGGCTAGGCCGCTCATTGACCGGGCCACCATCATGCGGTGCATCGAGGGCGCCCGGCAGCACGGGGCTGTGATCGCGGCCATTCCGGTCAAGGATACCCTGAAAAAAGTGGGGCAAGAGCAGCTGATCAGTGACACGGTCGATCGCGCATCACTGTGGCAGGCACAGACCCCTCAGGCCGCCCGGCGCGACCTTCTGCAGCAGGCTTTTCTCCGGGCCGCAGACAGCGGATTCCTCGGCACCGACGAGGCCTCCCTCCTGGAGGCTGCCGGCATTGCGGTGCGGGTGGTCGAGGGCAGCGAGCGCAATCTCAAGGTGACCCGGCCGGAGGATCTGCAGGTGGCCTCCGCCCTATTGCACGAGCAGGCAACAATGAAGATAGGACATGGCTTTGATGCCCACCGGCTGGTCAGCGGACGCAAGCTGATCCTCGGCGGGGTGACGATAGATTTTGAGCTCGGCCTGGACGGGCACTCCGATGCCGATGTCGTGGCCCATGCCCTGACCGATGCCTTGCTCGGAGCACTGGGGCTGGGCGATATCGGCCGCCATTTCCCGGACAGCGATCAGCGGTACAAGGGGATCGACAGCCTGCTGTTGCTTGCGCAGGTGCAGCAGCTCGCCGAACAGCAGGGCTTTGTCCTGGGCAACGCCGATATCACCATTGTCTGTCAGCGGCCGAAGCTGGCCCCGCACCTGGCGCAGATGCAGGCCAATCTGGCCAAATGCTGCAAGGTCGCTCCGGCGGCCATCAATATCAAGGCAACAACCACAGAAAAAATGGGGTACACGGGACGGGGCGAGGGC